Proteins from one Bacteroidota bacterium genomic window:
- a CDS encoding SDR family NAD(P)-dependent oxidoreductase — translation MSTPWALVTGASSGIGQALSWELARRGLYVLGVGRRAQALEQTRARDPARIRVVVADIGSPEGREAALEALPDQASLKWLVHNAAVLDPIGPLASVSLSAWRAHMAVNVEAPLFLTQLALERMPAGGRILHLSSGAAHRPYVGWGAYCTAKAALHMLYRCLDQELASRGIRVGSVRPGVVDTPMQARLRATPETLFPARARFIGHYERGELLDPSVVARFLAWLLLVVDAETFAAQEWDIREHGALLPVDF, via the coding sequence ATGAGCACCCCTTGGGCTCTGGTTACGGGGGCCAGTTCCGGCATCGGGCAGGCGCTTAGCTGGGAGCTTGCCCGCCGAGGTCTGTATGTGTTAGGCGTCGGCAGACGGGCACAGGCTTTGGAGCAGACACGCGCCCGGGATCCGGCGCGCATTCGGGTTGTGGTGGCCGATATCGGCTCCCCAGAGGGGCGAGAAGCCGCGCTTGAAGCGCTTCCGGATCAGGCTTCGCTGAAATGGCTAGTGCACAACGCCGCCGTGCTCGACCCCATAGGACCCCTTGCCTCGGTATCGCTATCGGCATGGCGGGCGCACATGGCCGTAAACGTCGAGGCCCCGCTCTTCCTGACCCAGCTCGCCTTGGAGCGCATGCCGGCCGGAGGGCGCATCCTGCACCTCTCCTCAGGCGCCGCTCACCGTCCATATGTGGGCTGGGGGGCCTACTGCACGGCCAAAGCCGCTCTGCATATGCTGTACCGATGCCTAGACCAGGAGCTAGCCTCGCGCGGCATTCGGGTCGGAAGCGTTCGGCCCGGGGTCGTGGACACGCCGATGCAGGCGCGCCTGCGGGCCACTCCCGAAACGCTTTTCCCGGCCCGGGCCCGCTTTATCGGCCACTACGAACGCGGAGAGCTTCTGGATCCCTCGGTTGTGGCGCGGTTTCTGGCCTGGCTTCTGCTTGTCGTAGACGCCGAAACCTTCGCCGCGCAGGAGTGGGATATCCGAGAGCACGGAGCCCTGCTGCCGGTCGATTTTTAG
- a CDS encoding secondary thiamine-phosphate synthase enzyme YjbQ encodes MRWVQKDLNLRPRPRGVHLITGEITAQLPELAWFSVGMLHLFLRHTSASLALNENADPDVRRDLEAFLNRLVPDESPYFRHRLEGPDDMPAHVKAVLIGPGLWIPVRDGRLYLGTWQGIYLCEHRDRAGARSVTATLFGQSEEQGP; translated from the coding sequence GTGCGTTGGGTTCAGAAAGACCTCAACCTGCGCCCTCGACCCCGTGGGGTGCACCTCATTACAGGAGAGATCACGGCCCAGCTTCCGGAGCTGGCGTGGTTTTCTGTGGGGATGCTGCATCTGTTTTTGCGGCACACATCGGCCTCGCTGGCCCTAAATGAAAACGCCGATCCCGATGTGCGTCGGGATCTAGAGGCCTTCTTGAACCGGCTTGTACCGGATGAGAGCCCTTACTTTCGGCACCGTCTTGAGGGCCCGGATGATATGCCCGCCCACGTAAAGGCGGTCCTCATCGGCCCAGGCTTGTGGATCCCCGTCCGAGATGGACGGCTATATCTGGGGACTTGGCAGGGGATCTATTTGTGCGAGCACCGCGATCGCGCGGGCGCGCGTTCGGTTACAGCCACGCTTTTCGGGCAATCGGAGGAGCAAGGGCCATGA
- a CDS encoding FAD-dependent thymidylate synthase, producing the protein MRPEDRELLKPYVTNLEGPVFALRNLPEEVIAVLFAYYSRSPHGLRENLLKLLREQDLAFLGAQPGPPEDSDGLEALQERARAFHEKWVIGYGHASVAEHAVVHLAVEDVSILASKAVEDARLASFTEKSTRYVVFNPERFYALSEHRREPWYGAYRDVARELLETYHALMPHVLERLRAEIPRAPDQSERAYEAALRAQACDLLRYLLPAAALTNLGMTINARSLEHLLRKLFSHPLAEVRELAGRIKAEALKVVPTLVKYADYNPYRAQTPARVAACATRLLGRPEPEPARPVVLVEYDPEAERKLLCAILYEQTRLPYEQLRRLVEGLEAGAQEEVLDAYLAGRGPHDEPMRALELVSYSFDVLLDFGAYRDLQRHRMATQLVQPFGPEHGYELPEPLSRWGLEAKLRGPIERAAQVYAQIAQTHPHEAAYVLPMAYRRRMLLTANLRELHHLIALRSGRQGHPAYRRIAQAMYQEIKRVHPLLARYIRVDLADYALARA; encoded by the coding sequence ATGCGTCCAGAGGATCGGGAGCTACTGAAGCCTTACGTGACGAACCTAGAGGGGCCGGTTTTTGCGCTGCGCAACCTGCCCGAAGAGGTCATAGCCGTACTGTTTGCCTACTACAGCCGCTCTCCGCACGGGCTGCGGGAGAACCTGCTCAAGCTTCTGCGGGAGCAGGACCTCGCATTTCTGGGCGCGCAGCCGGGACCTCCTGAGGACTCCGATGGGCTTGAAGCGCTGCAGGAGCGGGCCCGGGCGTTTCACGAGAAATGGGTGATCGGCTACGGACACGCCTCTGTGGCCGAACACGCTGTCGTGCACCTGGCCGTAGAGGACGTTTCGATTTTGGCCAGCAAGGCGGTCGAGGACGCCCGCCTGGCTTCTTTTACGGAGAAGTCCACCCGGTACGTGGTCTTCAATCCGGAGCGCTTCTACGCGCTCTCCGAGCATCGGCGGGAGCCCTGGTATGGGGCGTACCGGGATGTGGCAAGGGAGCTGCTAGAGACATACCACGCCCTCATGCCCCATGTGCTGGAGCGGTTGCGGGCCGAGATCCCGAGGGCGCCGGATCAGTCCGAGCGCGCTTACGAGGCGGCTTTGCGCGCCCAGGCCTGCGATCTGCTTCGGTATCTGCTTCCGGCCGCTGCGCTGACCAACCTGGGCATGACGATCAATGCTCGATCCCTGGAGCATCTGCTGCGCAAGCTCTTCTCTCATCCGCTAGCGGAGGTGCGGGAGCTGGCCGGCCGCATCAAGGCTGAGGCGCTCAAGGTCGTGCCCACCCTGGTCAAGTACGCCGATTACAACCCCTACAGGGCCCAGACTCCGGCTCGCGTGGCCGCCTGCGCGACCCGTCTGCTGGGCCGTCCGGAGCCCGAGCCAGCCCGGCCGGTCGTGCTTGTGGAGTACGATCCGGAGGCTGAGCGAAAGCTGCTGTGCGCGATCCTGTATGAGCAGACGCGCCTGCCCTACGAGCAGCTGCGCCGTCTGGTTGAGGGGCTCGAGGCAGGCGCTCAAGAGGAGGTGCTTGATGCCTACTTGGCCGGGCGCGGGCCCCATGATGAGCCGATGCGGGCTTTGGAGCTTGTAAGCTACAGTTTCGACGTTCTCCTGGACTTCGGGGCTTACCGCGATCTACAGCGACATCGAATGGCCACGCAGCTGGTGCAGCCCTTTGGGCCTGAGCACGGCTATGAGCTTCCGGAGCCCCTTAGCCGATGGGGACTAGAGGCGAAGCTCCGCGGTCCCATAGAGCGGGCAGCTCAGGTGTACGCCCAGATCGCCCAGACCCATCCGCACGAGGCCGCCTATGTGCTGCCGATGGCCTACCGCAGGCGGATGCTGCTTACGGCCAACCTGCGGGAGCTGCATCATCTTATCGCGCTGCGCTCCGGTCGCCAGGGGCATCCCGCCTATCGGCGGATCGCGCAGGCCATGTACCAGGAGATCAAGCGGGTGCATCCGCTTCTGGCCCGCTACATTCGGGTGGATCTCGCAGATTATGCCCTGGCGCGCGCCTAG
- a CDS encoding M23 family metallopeptidase, producing MMRFPWTRLRRCLGRLHTVIWMVEDSAHPLYSLRVRFVVLFLGLVGLGLLLLGGALVLIAYTPLQGLIPSRVSPGAHQQIQLMQKRLLALEDSLRAQAAYIHSMRQVLLGEFRAEDAPEPAPTSGEPLPLETYSASEAYTAVAEPTPVRWTSLSPNVLEPIVFPAPSPVEGVVTRGLDARIGHWGIDIAAPEGSLVGAIADGFVVFADWTQEGGYTIVLQHARNFLSVYKHNQRLLRRLGERVRAGETIALSGRSGMITTGPHLHLELWHEGIPLDPLPYLYGVRSIVGTTDR from the coding sequence ATGATGAGGTTTCCGTGGACGCGCCTGCGGCGTTGTTTAGGGCGCTTGCACACCGTGATATGGATGGTGGAGGATAGCGCCCACCCCCTCTATTCGCTTCGGGTGCGCTTTGTTGTGCTTTTCTTGGGTCTCGTGGGTTTGGGGCTTCTGCTTTTAGGAGGCGCCCTTGTGCTCATCGCCTACACGCCGCTTCAGGGGCTCATCCCAAGCCGCGTAAGCCCAGGGGCCCATCAGCAGATCCAGCTAATGCAAAAGCGGCTTCTGGCTTTAGAGGATAGCCTGCGCGCCCAAGCCGCCTATATCCACAGTATGCGCCAGGTGCTCCTGGGCGAGTTCCGAGCCGAGGATGCGCCGGAGCCGGCTCCGACGTCGGGGGAGCCCCTTCCTTTGGAGACATATTCGGCCTCCGAAGCTTACACAGCCGTTGCGGAGCCGACACCAGTGCGTTGGACCAGTTTAAGCCCCAATGTGCTAGAGCCGATCGTATTTCCGGCTCCGTCGCCCGTGGAGGGGGTGGTGACGCGCGGACTAGATGCCCGAATCGGCCACTGGGGCATCGATATCGCCGCTCCGGAAGGAAGCCTTGTGGGCGCCATAGCCGACGGTTTTGTGGTCTTTGCGGATTGGACTCAAGAAGGGGGCTACACGATCGTCCTGCAACACGCGCGCAACTTTCTTAGCGTCTACAAGCATAACCAGCGCTTGCTTCGACGGCTTGGCGAGCGCGTGCGGGCTGGGGAGACCATCGCCCTGAGCGGCCGTTCGGGGATGATCACCACGGGTCCACACCTGCATCTGGAGCTCTGGCATGAGGGCATCCCTTTGGATCCATTGCCGTATTTATATGGCGTGCGTTCTATCGTGGGCACCACGGATCGATAG
- a CDS encoding polymer-forming cytoskeletal protein: MIAPGTVIQGTLRVCGDLRMAGSVRGQINADGKVVIAPEGRLEGDLEASCADVAGFVQGAIRAERVVLRATARVAGQVLMQRLVIEEGAQFEGECHRLEVHVVDGAESSPELA; this comes from the coding sequence ATGATTGCTCCGGGCACGGTCATCCAGGGAACGTTGCGTGTATGCGGTGATCTGCGCATGGCGGGCTCCGTCCGGGGGCAGATCAACGCAGACGGCAAAGTCGTCATCGCCCCTGAGGGACGCCTGGAAGGGGACCTAGAAGCTAGCTGCGCCGATGTGGCGGGGTTCGTGCAAGGAGCTATCCGAGCCGAGCGCGTTGTGTTGCGCGCCACAGCCCGCGTGGCGGGACAGGTGCTGATGCAACGGCTTGTGATTGAAGAGGGCGCCCAATTTGAGGGGGAGTGCCATCGCCTGGAGGTCCACGTAGTCGATGGAGCCGAATCTAGCCCCGAGCTCGCCTGA
- a CDS encoding AtpZ/AtpI family protein, which translates to MQAKPPPSGPREAYRYLVLSSQILGSLLGLVLLGYGLDRYLGTGPWLILIGAVLGVLSALWQLVRLLLREPPSGRSDAG; encoded by the coding sequence ATGCAGGCTAAGCCGCCCCCATCCGGCCCGCGCGAAGCCTATCGGTATTTGGTCCTAAGCAGCCAGATTTTGGGCAGCTTGCTCGGGCTTGTGCTCTTGGGTTATGGGCTCGACCGGTATCTGGGCACCGGCCCCTGGCTCATCCTGATCGGAGCTGTGCTAGGGGTCCTGAGCGCGCTGTGGCAGCTTGTGCGGCTTCTGCTTCGGGAGCCCCCCTCGGGCCGATCCGATGCGGGATGA